The proteins below come from a single Asanoa ferruginea genomic window:
- a CDS encoding Bug family tripartite tricarboxylate transporter substrate binding protein, whose product MRSKLLGLVVTAAVLGVAGCAEQSVGGSNDQAAAYPSKTLQIMAPAAAGGGWDTTARSMQKSLQDGGLLNGHSADVRNVNGAAGTIGLAELVSSHSGDAHQLMITGLVMVGGVVTNKSQVNLTQTTPIATLTSESEVVVVRADSKYKTLKDLLDVAKADPAAVKWGGGSAGGTDHILVGLLAKAAGADAKTVAKQYVAYSGGGEAKAALLSGDISVGVSGASEFADLVKSGDLRALAVSGGAPEDVGAGSPTATIKDAGYDVELLNWRGVVAPPGISDADRTAVIGLVDKLHASDAWKQTLTEKKWQDFYRSGDDAKAFFEAESTRITAVLAEIGLGQ is encoded by the coding sequence ATGCGCAGCAAGCTTCTTGGCCTGGTGGTGACCGCCGCCGTTCTCGGCGTCGCCGGTTGCGCGGAGCAGTCGGTCGGCGGGTCCAACGATCAGGCCGCCGCCTACCCGAGCAAGACCCTGCAGATCATGGCTCCGGCAGCGGCCGGTGGCGGCTGGGACACCACCGCACGCTCGATGCAGAAGTCACTCCAGGACGGCGGCCTCCTCAACGGACACTCGGCCGACGTCCGTAACGTCAACGGCGCGGCCGGCACGATCGGGCTGGCCGAGCTGGTCAGCAGCCACTCCGGCGACGCACACCAACTGATGATCACCGGCCTGGTGATGGTCGGCGGCGTGGTGACCAACAAGTCGCAGGTCAACCTGACCCAGACGACGCCGATCGCGACGCTGACCTCAGAGTCGGAGGTCGTCGTGGTGCGGGCTGACTCGAAATACAAGACCTTGAAGGATCTGCTGGACGTGGCCAAGGCCGATCCGGCCGCGGTGAAATGGGGTGGCGGCTCCGCCGGCGGCACCGACCACATCCTCGTCGGGCTGCTCGCCAAGGCGGCCGGCGCCGACGCGAAGACCGTGGCCAAGCAATACGTGGCCTACTCCGGCGGCGGCGAGGCCAAGGCTGCCCTGCTCTCCGGCGACATCTCGGTCGGCGTCTCCGGCGCCAGCGAGTTCGCCGACCTGGTCAAGTCCGGCGACCTGCGGGCGCTGGCCGTCTCCGGCGGAGCGCCGGAAGACGTGGGCGCCGGCTCACCCACCGCAACGATCAAGGACGCCGGCTACGACGTCGAACTGCTCAACTGGCGCGGCGTCGTGGCGCCGCCCGGGATCAGCGACGCCGACCGGACCGCGGTCATCGGCCTGGTCGACAAGCTGCACGCCTCCGACGCGTGGAAGCAGACGCTGACCGAGAAGAAGTGGCAGGACTTCTACCGGTCCGGCGACGACGCGAAGGCCTTCTTCGAGGCGGAGAGCACCCGGATCACCGCGGTCCTCGCCGAGATCGGGCTGGGCCAGTGA
- a CDS encoding glycosyltransferase, whose translation MRPTPRIAMISASIGAGHDQAADQLTTALVARGCTVTRHDFLDLLPAGAGHRLSELYAAQLRRAPGSWGALVGALRRPALAGAAAGAVARAAAPGVQAALTGQEDLVVSTFPFASQTLGRLRATGRLASPVATFLCDPSVHPLWVSDGVDTHMAVDTVAAAQAHRLGARGILVCAPAVGPEFRPGTEAQRRAARARWGLPDGPIALVVGGSWGAGQLAHTARDIAATGLATPVTVCGHNTRLHRRLVSGGPGITLGWVADMAELLRAADVVVHNAGGMTCWEAIAAGVPLLAYRALPGHGTANAAALKQAGLSAWCRDRAQLRAALRDPCPVPPQPVTAPLPADALARLLGAPVADLAPAT comes from the coding sequence ATGCGACCAACCCCGCGGATAGCGATGATCTCGGCCAGCATCGGCGCCGGGCACGACCAGGCCGCCGACCAGCTGACGACCGCACTTGTCGCGCGCGGCTGCACGGTGACCCGGCACGACTTCCTCGATCTGCTGCCGGCCGGGGCCGGGCATCGGCTCTCCGAGCTCTACGCGGCCCAGCTCCGCAGGGCACCGGGTAGCTGGGGCGCGCTCGTCGGCGCCCTGCGCCGGCCGGCGTTGGCCGGGGCGGCCGCCGGCGCCGTCGCCCGGGCGGCGGCTCCGGGGGTCCAGGCGGCCCTGACCGGGCAGGAGGACCTCGTCGTGTCCACCTTCCCGTTCGCCAGCCAGACGCTCGGCCGGCTCCGGGCCACCGGCCGGCTGGCCTCGCCGGTGGCCACCTTTCTCTGTGACCCGTCGGTGCATCCGCTGTGGGTGTCCGACGGCGTCGACACGCACATGGCGGTGGACACCGTCGCCGCGGCGCAGGCCCATCGGCTCGGGGCGCGCGGGATCCTCGTCTGCGCTCCGGCCGTCGGTCCCGAGTTCCGCCCGGGCACCGAGGCGCAGAGGCGCGCGGCCCGCGCGCGCTGGGGCCTGCCGGACGGCCCGATCGCGCTGGTGGTCGGCGGATCCTGGGGTGCCGGACAGCTCGCGCACACCGCGCGGGACATCGCCGCCACCGGGCTGGCCACGCCGGTGACCGTCTGCGGCCACAACACGCGGCTGCACCGGCGGCTGGTCAGTGGCGGGCCGGGCATCACCCTGGGCTGGGTCGCCGACATGGCCGAACTGCTGCGGGCCGCCGACGTCGTGGTGCACAACGCCGGCGGGATGACCTGCTGGGAGGCGATCGCCGCGGGTGTGCCGCTGCTGGCCTACCGGGCTCTGCCCGGCCACGGCACCGCCAACGCCGCGGCGCTCAAACAGGCCGGACTGTCCGCCTGGTGCCGTGACCGTGCCCAGCTCAGGGCGGCGCTGCGCGATCCGTGCCCGGTGCCGCCGCAGCCGGTGACCGCGCCCCTGCCGGCCGACGCGCTGGCGCGGTTGCTGGGAGCGCCGGTCGCCGACCTGGCGCCGGCGACGTGA
- a CDS encoding sensor histidine kinase, producing the protein MRWQLTLTRQLLLFQLGIVLLVVAAVAAVSLAGSAAAFRREEGARLRSIAANLAANDTVRQGVGDPIWQEPLAAVAETARSVSGSSFVVLTDAGGTLLTGPDRGRRAPLADSDGLAGRGWLGVVDDGSRFLVAHEPILDPADAHVLGLVIAGKAYPSLPELIAAATPDLLTYLLLGSVLGVSGSLLLARRVKRQTLGLEPREIAGLVEHREAMLHGIKEGLMGLDTAGRVTLANDEAVRLLGLPADATGRPLRAIVGEPLAELLTGGADEPDAVVVQDARVLVLNRMPVVVRGTAVGTVTTLRDQTELSSLEHELALSRTATDTLRAQAHEFTNRLHTISGLLQLGQYEEAVNFIISAGEAQEALSNEVQSRIADPALAALIIAKASVAAEQLVSLVVRPDSRIPGPLEDRLAADLVTVTGNLVDNAIDAVSPGGQVEVSVRRDGGDVVVVVRDSGPGVASELAEKVFRSGFSTKSGDGHRGLGLALVSKVCAARGGSVSVAGPTFTARLPRQKRSGS; encoded by the coding sequence ATGCGCTGGCAGCTCACCCTCACCCGGCAACTGCTGCTGTTCCAACTCGGCATCGTGCTGCTGGTCGTGGCCGCGGTGGCCGCCGTCTCGCTGGCCGGATCCGCGGCCGCGTTCCGCCGGGAGGAGGGCGCCCGGCTGCGGTCGATCGCGGCGAACCTCGCGGCCAACGACACGGTCCGACAGGGCGTCGGCGATCCGATCTGGCAGGAACCGCTGGCCGCGGTGGCGGAGACCGCGCGCAGCGTCTCCGGCTCCTCCTTCGTCGTGCTCACCGACGCCGGCGGGACCCTCCTGACGGGCCCCGACCGGGGTCGACGGGCGCCCCTCGCCGACAGCGACGGGCTGGCCGGCCGGGGCTGGCTCGGCGTCGTCGACGACGGGTCACGGTTCCTGGTGGCACACGAGCCCATCCTGGACCCGGCCGACGCGCACGTCCTGGGTCTGGTGATCGCCGGCAAGGCCTACCCGTCGTTGCCGGAATTGATCGCGGCCGCGACGCCCGACCTGCTGACCTACCTGCTGCTCGGCTCGGTCCTGGGTGTCAGCGGCTCGCTGCTGCTCGCCCGGCGGGTGAAGCGGCAGACGCTCGGGCTGGAGCCGCGCGAGATCGCCGGCCTGGTCGAGCACCGCGAGGCCATGCTGCACGGCATCAAGGAAGGCCTGATGGGGCTCGACACCGCGGGTCGGGTGACGCTCGCCAACGACGAGGCGGTCCGGCTGCTCGGCCTGCCCGCCGACGCCACCGGCCGGCCGTTGCGGGCGATCGTCGGCGAGCCGCTCGCCGAGCTGTTGACCGGCGGCGCCGACGAGCCCGACGCGGTGGTCGTGCAGGACGCCCGGGTACTGGTGCTCAACCGGATGCCGGTCGTCGTGCGCGGCACCGCGGTGGGCACGGTCACGACGCTGCGCGACCAGACCGAACTGTCCTCATTGGAGCACGAGCTGGCGCTGAGCCGCACGGCGACCGACACGCTGCGGGCCCAGGCTCACGAGTTCACCAACCGGCTGCACACCATCTCCGGGCTGCTCCAGCTCGGTCAGTACGAAGAGGCGGTCAACTTCATCATCAGCGCCGGCGAGGCACAGGAGGCGTTGAGCAACGAGGTGCAGTCGCGGATCGCCGACCCGGCCCTCGCCGCGCTGATCATCGCCAAGGCCAGCGTCGCGGCAGAGCAACTCGTGTCGTTGGTCGTGCGGCCGGACAGCCGCATTCCCGGGCCGCTGGAGGACCGGCTCGCCGCCGACCTCGTCACGGTCACCGGCAACCTGGTCGACAACGCCATCGACGCGGTGTCGCCGGGTGGCCAGGTCGAGGTCAGCGTCCGGCGCGACGGCGGCGACGTGGTGGTCGTGGTGCGTGACTCCGGCCCGGGTGTCGCCAGCGAACTGGCCGAGAAGGTGTTCCGCAGCGGGTTCAGCACCAAGAGCGGCGACGGCCACCGCGGGCTGGGTCTGGCGTTGGTCAGCAAGGTCTGCGCGGCCCGGGGCGGTTCAGTCTCCGTGGCGGGACCGACGTTCACGGCGCGGCTGCCGCGCCAGAAGCGGAGCGGGTCGTGA
- a CDS encoding polysaccharide deacetylase family protein: protein MNRGWRAALAIAATAVAPALAPSLQVVAPALAGVGDRRHVALTFDDGPHPSSTPAFLELLDRLGVRATFFLLGEQAAAYPALARRIVVDGHEVALHGYRHRLLPTRSPSATRDDLHRGYASVATVTGVQPRWYRPPYGVLTPAAQAAAAELGMRPVLWTDWGRDWTARATPGTVYDTVTRRLAGGATVLLHDSDTQSAPGSWRATLGAVTPLAGACDRRGWTIGPLGEHRMA, encoded by the coding sequence GTGAACCGAGGTTGGCGTGCGGCGCTGGCCATCGCCGCGACGGCCGTCGCTCCGGCGCTCGCGCCCTCGCTGCAGGTGGTGGCTCCGGCGCTCGCCGGCGTCGGGGACCGGCGGCACGTCGCGCTCACCTTCGACGACGGACCCCATCCGTCGTCGACACCGGCGTTCCTGGAGCTGCTCGACCGGCTGGGCGTACGCGCGACGTTCTTCCTCCTCGGCGAACAGGCCGCCGCCTACCCTGCGTTGGCGCGCCGGATCGTCGTCGACGGCCACGAGGTAGCGCTGCACGGCTACCGCCATCGCCTGCTACCCACCCGCAGCCCGTCGGCCACCCGGGACGACCTGCACCGGGGCTACGCCAGCGTGGCCACCGTGACCGGGGTTCAGCCGCGGTGGTACCGACCGCCCTACGGCGTGCTGACCCCGGCCGCCCAAGCGGCGGCGGCCGAGCTCGGCATGCGCCCCGTCCTCTGGACCGACTGGGGTCGCGACTGGACGGCCCGGGCCACCCCAGGGACCGTGTACGACACCGTCACGCGCCGGCTCGCCGGAGGCGCCACGGTCCTGCTGCACGACAGCGACACCCAGTCGGCACCGGGCTCCTGGCGCGCCACCCTCGGCGCGGTCACCCCACTCGCCGGGGCCTGCGACCGTCGAGGGTGGACGATCGGCCCGCTCGGCGAGCACCGGATGGCGTGA
- a CDS encoding lysylphosphatidylglycerol synthase transmembrane domain-containing protein — protein sequence MTWRRQRRIGLFVIGVVVAGWAALHASSVGASWSSAWHLIDQLGWRWLAGLAALWFLGLCVHTVVLTASMPGLSHRRALTLNLSGSAVANVLPLGGVAGTVLNLGMVRGWGHSGPDFARFVVVSKAADLVAKLLTPALALAGLLLWGLIEPARHDVPWALGAAAGAVAGCLVVCALVGRVGPLLRLVTLAERGWTWRSRRSHRLGRSHRSGRSGRSGCSGCSGRSGRSGRSGCLGCSGRSNRSGRSGRSGRDPAPGWTAAVTRLLDGTDRLVRRRWASLTWGMAGYWVLQGALLWLCMVAVGVHVAAPVVFAGLVAERLLTLLALTPGGAGVVEAGAIAVLIALGVAPTGALAGILLYRAFVFLAEIPVGGIATLAWLISRRAVARRPA from the coding sequence ATGACCTGGCGTCGGCAGCGACGTATCGGCCTGTTCGTCATCGGCGTCGTCGTGGCGGGCTGGGCCGCGCTGCACGCCTCTTCCGTCGGTGCGTCCTGGTCCTCGGCGTGGCACTTGATCGACCAACTGGGCTGGCGCTGGCTGGCGGGGCTGGCCGCCCTGTGGTTCCTCGGCCTGTGCGTGCACACCGTCGTGTTGACCGCCTCGATGCCGGGGCTCTCGCACCGGCGGGCGCTGACGCTCAACCTGTCGGGCAGCGCGGTCGCGAACGTGCTGCCATTGGGCGGGGTCGCCGGAACCGTCCTGAATCTCGGCATGGTCCGCGGCTGGGGCCACAGTGGACCGGACTTCGCGCGGTTCGTCGTGGTGTCCAAGGCCGCCGATCTGGTGGCGAAGCTGCTGACCCCGGCGCTCGCCCTGGCCGGCCTGCTGCTGTGGGGGCTGATAGAGCCCGCCCGGCACGACGTGCCCTGGGCGTTGGGCGCGGCGGCCGGCGCGGTGGCCGGATGCCTGGTGGTGTGCGCCCTCGTGGGCCGGGTCGGCCCGCTGCTGCGGCTGGTGACGCTGGCGGAGCGGGGGTGGACGTGGCGCTCGCGCCGCTCGCACCGCTTGGGCCGCTCGCACCGCTCGGGCCGCTCGGGCCGCTCGGGCTGCTCGGGCTGCTCGGGCCGGTCGGGCCGCTCGGGCCGCTCGGGCTGCTTGGGCTGCTCGGGCCGCTCGAACCGCTCGGGCCGATCCGGCCGCTCGGGCCGTGATCCGGCGCCGGGATGGACCGCGGCGGTCACCCGGCTCCTCGACGGCACCGACCGGTTGGTGCGGCGGCGCTGGGCGTCGCTGACCTGGGGGATGGCCGGCTACTGGGTGCTCCAGGGCGCGCTGCTGTGGCTGTGCATGGTGGCGGTCGGCGTGCACGTCGCGGCGCCGGTGGTGTTCGCCGGCCTGGTCGCCGAGCGGCTGTTGACCCTGCTGGCCCTCACCCCGGGCGGCGCGGGCGTGGTCGAGGCCGGTGCGATCGCGGTCCTGATCGCCCTGGGCGTCGCACCCACCGGAGCGCTGGCCGGCATCCTGCTCTACCGCGCTTTCGTCTTCCTCGCCGAGATCCCCGTCGGGGGCATCGCCACCCTCGCGTGGCTGATCAGCCGCCGCGCTGTCGCGCGCCGGCCGGCATGA
- a CDS encoding response regulator codes for MIRVLVVDDDFMVARVHTGLVERVPGFTVIGVAHTGEEALAAVDQLAPDLVLLDIYLPDISGLEVLRRLREQDSPVDVLVVTASRDAQTVRGALRGGVVHYVVKPFSFETLRSSLERYATALHRFAAAGADAAAQTDVDKLFGALRQTDTTLPKGLNPTTADLVIAVLRDSPTDLSAGECAEQAGLSRVSTRRYLEYLAQTGKAEVRRRYGGTGRPEHRYRWVR; via the coding sequence GTGATCCGGGTCCTCGTCGTCGACGACGACTTCATGGTCGCCCGGGTGCACACCGGGCTCGTCGAACGGGTGCCCGGGTTCACCGTCATCGGGGTGGCGCACACCGGCGAGGAGGCGCTGGCCGCGGTCGACCAGCTCGCGCCCGACCTGGTGCTGCTCGACATCTACCTGCCGGACATCTCCGGGCTCGAGGTGCTCCGCCGCCTCCGCGAGCAGGACAGCCCGGTCGACGTGCTGGTGGTGACCGCGTCGCGCGACGCGCAGACCGTGCGCGGCGCGCTCCGCGGTGGCGTCGTGCACTACGTGGTCAAGCCGTTCTCCTTCGAGACCTTGCGGTCCAGTTTGGAGCGTTACGCCACCGCACTGCATCGCTTCGCCGCGGCCGGCGCGGACGCGGCGGCGCAGACCGACGTCGACAAGCTGTTCGGTGCCCTCCGGCAGACCGACACGACGCTGCCCAAGGGCCTCAACCCGACGACCGCCGATCTCGTGATCGCGGTGCTCCGCGACAGCCCGACCGACCTGTCGGCGGGGGAGTGCGCCGAGCAGGCCGGGTTGTCGCGGGTCAGCACCCGCCGCTATCTGGAATACCTGGCGCAGACGGGCAAGGCCGAGGTGCGGCGGCGGTATGGCGGCACCGGCCGGCCGGAACACCGCTACCGCTGGGTCCGCTGA
- a CDS encoding response regulator transcription factor, with protein sequence MRILLVEDEVALAEMVREGLTGEGFAVDVMHTGPDGLWAATEHPYDVVVLDIMLPGMSGYEVSRQLRAREVWTPILMLTAKDGEYDQADALDLGADDYLTKPFSFVVLVARLRALTRRGAPARPTVLTAGDLSVDPARRRVTRGNDEITVTSREFALLEFLMRHRGDVVSKTAIIENVWDMNFDGDQNIVEVYVRYLRRKIDLPYGKAAIETVRGTGYRLAADGG encoded by the coding sequence ATGCGGATTCTGCTCGTTGAGGACGAGGTCGCGCTGGCCGAGATGGTCCGCGAGGGGCTGACCGGGGAGGGCTTCGCGGTCGACGTCATGCACACCGGGCCCGACGGGTTGTGGGCGGCGACCGAGCATCCCTACGACGTCGTCGTGCTCGACATCATGCTGCCGGGCATGAGCGGGTACGAGGTGTCGCGGCAGTTGCGGGCCCGCGAGGTCTGGACGCCGATCCTGATGCTGACCGCCAAGGACGGCGAGTATGACCAGGCCGACGCCCTCGATCTGGGCGCCGACGACTACCTCACCAAGCCGTTCTCGTTCGTGGTCCTGGTCGCCCGCCTGCGCGCGCTGACCCGCCGCGGCGCGCCCGCACGGCCGACCGTGCTCACCGCCGGCGACCTGTCGGTCGATCCGGCCCGGCGACGCGTGACCCGTGGGAACGATGAGATCACCGTGACGAGCCGCGAGTTCGCGTTGCTGGAGTTCCTGATGCGCCATCGCGGCGACGTGGTCAGCAAGACGGCGATCATCGAGAACGTGTGGGACATGAACTTCGATGGCGACCAGAACATCGTCGAGGTGTACGTCCGCTACCTGCGCCGCAAGATCGACCTGCCCTACGGGAAGGCGGCGATCGAGACCGTGCGCGGCACCGGCTACCGGCTCGCGGCCGACGGGGGCTGA
- a CDS encoding tripartite tricarboxylate transporter TctB family protein, protein MTQPATPRTSDPPPPADADGPGQVEASPLAGLAAGLVLVAAGVALFVRALLVGADRGITLGGPTSAPIVVTGLWVVVAVAYLVTRIAAWRRRVPRPAAARPTWRVPILLMVLLVAYAFVLKYTAVGYVLATVLFYVGSAQLLSTRPLREVIVRDTIVGVVLSLTIYLSFTKLLGIVLPAGVLPL, encoded by the coding sequence GTGACCCAGCCGGCCACCCCGCGCACGTCCGACCCGCCGCCACCGGCGGACGCGGACGGGCCGGGTCAGGTGGAGGCGAGCCCGCTGGCCGGGCTCGCCGCCGGCCTGGTCCTCGTCGCCGCCGGGGTAGCGCTGTTCGTCCGGGCGTTGCTGGTCGGCGCCGACCGGGGCATCACGCTCGGCGGGCCGACGTCGGCACCGATCGTCGTCACGGGCCTGTGGGTGGTGGTGGCGGTCGCCTACCTCGTCACCCGGATCGCCGCGTGGCGCCGGCGCGTGCCCCGCCCCGCCGCCGCCCGGCCCACCTGGCGGGTGCCGATCCTGCTGATGGTGCTGCTGGTCGCCTACGCGTTCGTCCTCAAATACACGGCGGTCGGATATGTGCTCGCCACCGTCCTGTTCTATGTCGGCTCGGCCCAACTGTTGTCGACCCGCCCGCTGCGCGAGGTGATCGTGCGGGACACGATCGTCGGCGTCGTCCTGTCGCTGACCATCTATCTCTCCTTCACCAAGTTGCTCGGCATCGTGCTGCCGGCGGGGGTGCTGCCGCTGTGA
- a CDS encoding VTT domain-containing protein: MTANLGFLDPAQLISTFGLIGILVAVFAESGILAGFFLPGDSLLFTAGLLVAGGALHAPLWLVCLLISIAAIAGDQVGYLFGRKVGPALFRRPDSRLFKQENLRRAETFFANHGGRSVVLARFVPIVRTFTPVVAGAGRMSYRTFVTYNVIGGIAWGTGVTVAGYFLGQIGFVRSNVELILIAIVAVSFIPVVIEFVRRRRATMAATSRP; the protein is encoded by the coding sequence GTGACAGCCAACCTCGGGTTCCTCGACCCCGCCCAGTTGATCTCCACGTTCGGGCTGATCGGGATCCTGGTCGCCGTCTTCGCGGAGTCGGGCATCCTCGCGGGCTTCTTCCTGCCCGGCGACTCGTTGCTCTTCACCGCCGGGCTGCTGGTCGCCGGCGGCGCCCTGCACGCTCCACTGTGGTTGGTCTGCCTGCTGATCAGCATCGCGGCGATCGCCGGCGACCAGGTGGGCTACCTGTTCGGCCGCAAGGTCGGGCCGGCCTTGTTCCGCCGGCCGGACTCACGGCTGTTCAAGCAGGAGAACCTGCGCCGGGCGGAGACGTTCTTCGCCAACCACGGCGGCCGCTCGGTGGTGCTCGCGCGGTTCGTGCCTATCGTGCGCACGTTCACGCCGGTCGTGGCCGGCGCCGGCCGGATGTCCTACCGCACTTTCGTGACTTACAACGTCATCGGCGGCATCGCCTGGGGCACCGGAGTCACCGTCGCGGGCTACTTCCTGGGCCAGATCGGCTTCGTCCGCTCCAACGTCGAGCTCATCCTGATCGCCATCGTCGCGGTGTCGTTCATCCCGGTGGTCATCGAGTTCGTGCGGCGCCGGCGGGCGACCATGGCCGCGACCTCGCGGCCCTGA
- a CDS encoding sensor histidine kinase, translating to MTAALRRSAQPWAARLGSVRVRTALAAAAVVACAVLLAGLGLLLTTRATLTGNVDAAADQRTGQVVAALQADDPTRLTQTLQPGAGDRTAVQVLDRSGRVLDASPDLAGRGPLTTARPAPGQSVTQERLLSPGDEDKFRIVVTGAQTPEGARIVVVGQSLRPVNESVEAIVRAALVGVPVLAVVVALATYLFVGKSLRPVEAIRRRVSTITASDLRTRVPVPSARDEVAALAETMNAMLDRLQGAAETQRRFVADASHELRSPLATLQVGLELLEAADPAHGRQVRRMRGETARLSRIISDLLLLARADEHGLAVRHDDVDLDDLAYVERDRLHAEHPELRIESRIRPARVRGDAHQLERAIRNLCDNAARYARHVVTLTVAADDHGTDLRVDDDGPGIDEADRERVFDRFVRLDDSRTRSDGGSGLGLAIVHEIVASHGGRITVETSASGGASLHIWLPSGSGKGGDDADSAR from the coding sequence GTGACGGCCGCCCTTCGACGCAGCGCGCAGCCCTGGGCTGCGCGGCTGGGCAGCGTCCGCGTGCGCACCGCGCTGGCGGCCGCCGCAGTCGTCGCCTGCGCCGTCCTCCTCGCCGGCCTTGGCCTGCTGCTCACGACCCGGGCCACCCTGACCGGCAACGTCGACGCCGCCGCCGACCAGCGGACCGGGCAGGTCGTCGCCGCCCTCCAGGCCGACGACCCCACCCGCCTCACGCAGACGCTGCAACCCGGCGCCGGCGATCGCACCGCCGTGCAGGTGCTCGACCGCTCCGGCCGGGTCCTGGACGCCTCGCCCGACCTCGCCGGCCGGGGCCCGCTGACCACCGCCCGCCCGGCTCCGGGGCAAAGCGTGACGCAGGAACGGCTGCTCTCACCCGGCGACGAGGACAAGTTCCGGATCGTCGTCACCGGGGCGCAGACCCCCGAGGGTGCGCGGATCGTGGTGGTCGGCCAGTCGTTGCGACCGGTCAACGAAAGCGTCGAGGCGATCGTGCGGGCGGCGCTCGTCGGGGTGCCGGTCCTGGCGGTCGTCGTAGCCCTGGCGACCTATCTGTTTGTCGGCAAGTCGCTGCGCCCCGTCGAGGCGATCCGCCGCCGCGTGTCGACGATCACCGCCAGCGACCTGCGTACCCGGGTCCCGGTCCCGTCCGCCCGCGACGAGGTCGCGGCGCTGGCCGAGACGATGAACGCGATGCTCGACCGGCTCCAGGGCGCCGCGGAGACGCAACGCCGGTTCGTCGCCGACGCGAGCCACGAGCTGCGCAGCCCGCTGGCCACCCTCCAGGTCGGGCTCGAGCTCCTCGAGGCCGCCGATCCCGCCCACGGCCGGCAGGTGCGGCGCATGCGGGGCGAAACCGCCCGGCTGAGCCGGATCATCTCCGATCTGCTGTTGCTGGCGCGGGCCGACGAGCACGGGTTGGCCGTGCGGCACGACGACGTCGACCTCGACGACCTCGCCTACGTCGAGCGCGATCGCCTGCACGCCGAACATCCCGAACTGCGCATCGAGTCGCGCATCCGGCCGGCCCGGGTGCGCGGCGACGCCCACCAGCTCGAGCGGGCGATCCGCAACCTGTGCGACAACGCCGCCCGCTACGCGCGACACGTCGTGACGCTGACGGTCGCGGCCGACGACCACGGCACCGACCTGCGGGTCGACGACGACGGTCCGGGCATCGACGAAGCCGACCGGGAACGGGTCTTCGACCGGTTCGTGCGGCTCGACGACAGTCGTACCCGATCAGATGGTGGCTCTGGCCTCGGACTGGCGATCGTGCACGAGATCGTCGCCAGTCACGGCGGGCGCATCACGGTCGAAACCTCGGCCAGCGGTGGCGCTTCGCTGCACATCTGGCTGCCGAGCGGTTCCGGAAAAGGGGGCGACGATGCGGATTCTGCTCGTTGA